One region of Gloeocapsopsis sp. IPPAS B-1203 genomic DNA includes:
- a CDS encoding flavin-dependent dehydrogenase — protein MRELVYIEIPTPDTAAVLNWLQTEWVPEVGEKIITSEGLRLRMPQNLSPVTSTSDFSADKMPSELSAFVWSVQRTTYLKVFRWGDRALPHEKQILQYLTAELRVRFPHHYPEPPEIGNKSIFEALAPNYPLTVKYFQKFPQGEYDLTRAYWWEKRWREGVRNPQQPQQVIFKKVPIHQKPLIPTYDLIYIGGALGVIHAAVMAQLGYKVLLIERLPFGRMNREWNISRAELQSLINLGLLTPAECESIIAREYKDGFNKFFDGNNPHHLKAPVLHTPTVLNVALDAEKLLQMCGEKLQAAGGEIWDETEFLNAVIADTHLTVKVKHLPTREREATGRLLVDAMGTASPIAWQLNGGRAFDSVCPTVGAVISDGFDPEVWDSQYGDVLNSHGDISRGRQLIWELFPGGGKDMAIYLFHYHQVNATNPGSLLEMYEDFFTILPEYRRCDMDKLVWKKATFGYIPGHFSSNSRDRTVAFDRLIAIGDAASLQSPLVFTGFGSLVRNLERLSTLLDTALKHDLLKFQHLNQIRAYQSNVAVTWLFSKGMMVPTGRFLPPQRINSMLNTFFGLLTDEPLEVADTFIKDRVDWLTFNRLALKAARKNPAQVLWIWDLAGPKDIWRWLGNYINFGFFALFSALASSWFPGFLRQIQSWLEPRYPALWLKLLAYNYELTAGMGRSQTYQQQHTSRDIALSQRSEVRS, from the coding sequence ATGAGAGAACTTGTTTACATAGAAATTCCCACACCAGATACAGCAGCCGTTCTGAACTGGCTGCAAACGGAATGGGTACCGGAAGTAGGGGAAAAAATTATCACTTCTGAAGGGCTGCGATTGAGAATGCCCCAAAATTTATCTCCGGTAACGTCTACTTCTGACTTTTCGGCAGATAAAATGCCTTCTGAACTCTCCGCTTTTGTCTGGTCAGTACAGCGTACAACGTATCTTAAAGTTTTCCGCTGGGGCGATCGCGCTTTACCCCATGAAAAGCAAATTCTCCAATATCTGACGGCTGAACTACGAGTTAGGTTTCCACATCACTATCCAGAACCACCTGAAATTGGTAACAAGTCAATTTTTGAGGCACTAGCTCCTAATTATCCTTTAACTGTCAAATATTTTCAAAAATTTCCTCAAGGAGAGTATGACTTAACCCGCGCTTATTGGTGGGAAAAACGATGGCGCGAAGGTGTTCGCAATCCACAACAACCACAGCAAGTCATTTTTAAAAAAGTGCCCATTCATCAGAAGCCACTAATACCTACTTATGACTTGATCTACATAGGTGGTGCATTAGGCGTTATTCATGCGGCAGTAATGGCGCAGTTAGGTTACAAAGTATTGCTGATTGAGCGCTTACCGTTTGGCAGAATGAATCGCGAGTGGAATATTTCTCGCGCCGAATTACAAAGCTTGATCAATTTAGGCTTGTTAACTCCAGCAGAATGTGAAAGTATCATCGCCCGTGAATACAAAGACGGGTTTAATAAGTTTTTTGATGGCAACAACCCGCATCATCTCAAAGCACCTGTGTTGCATACTCCAACTGTGTTGAATGTTGCGCTTGATGCAGAAAAGCTGTTACAAATGTGCGGAGAAAAGTTACAAGCGGCTGGCGGAGAAATTTGGGATGAAACGGAATTTCTCAATGCTGTTATAGCAGACACACACTTAACAGTAAAAGTCAAGCACTTGCCAACACGCGAGCGAGAAGCTACCGGACGTTTGCTCGTAGATGCGATGGGAACAGCCTCCCCAATTGCTTGGCAGTTAAACGGCGGACGAGCATTTGATAGTGTTTGCCCAACCGTAGGTGCGGTAATTTCTGATGGTTTTGATCCAGAGGTGTGGGATTCGCAGTATGGCGATGTATTGAATAGTCATGGAGACATTTCACGCGGAAGACAACTGATTTGGGAGTTGTTTCCAGGTGGAGGAAAGGACATGGCGATTTACTTGTTCCACTACCATCAAGTGAATGCAACTAATCCTGGCTCGTTGCTTGAAATGTATGAAGACTTTTTTACAATTTTACCAGAGTACCGTCGCTGCGATATGGATAAGCTGGTGTGGAAGAAAGCCACATTTGGTTATATTCCAGGTCACTTTAGTTCTAATAGCCGCGATCGCACAGTTGCTTTTGATCGCCTGATTGCGATTGGAGATGCAGCATCACTGCAATCTCCTTTAGTCTTTACTGGCTTTGGTTCCTTAGTCCGCAACCTAGAACGATTGTCAACACTACTAGATACTGCCTTAAAGCATGACTTGCTGAAATTTCAGCACTTGAACCAAATCCGTGCCTATCAAAGCAACGTTGCTGTTACCTGGCTATTTTCTAAAGGCATGATGGTTCCTACAGGTAGATTTTTACCACCTCAACGCATTAACTCAATGCTAAATACTTTCTTTGGCTTGTTGACTGATGAACCTTTAGAAGTCGCTGATACGTTTATTAAAGATCGAGTAGATTGGTTAACTTTTAATCGCTTAGCGCTGAAAGCAGCCAGAAAAAATCCTGCTCAAGTTTTGTGGATTTGGGATTTAGCTGGACCAAAAGATATTTGGCGATGGCTTGGTAACTATATTAACTTTGGCTTCTTTGCCTTATTCAGTGCTTTAGCGAGTAGTTGGTTTCCTGGTTTTCTACGTCAAATACAATCCTGGTTAGAACCTCGTTATCCTGCTTTATGGTTAAAGCTACTAGCCTATAATTATGAACTGACAGCGGGTATGGGGCGTTCTCAAACCTATCAACAGCAACATACGAGTCGAGATATAGCACTCAGTCAGAGGTCAGAGGTCAGAAGCTAA